A DNA window from bacterium contains the following coding sequences:
- a CDS encoding TIGR00730 family Rossman fold protein has product MNDRDRLLSHFVERRASPDRRRETEYQYAIDELRRGDTWRMFRIMGEFVDGFEKLAGMEGAVTVFGSARTTKRSKWYKKAHEMGVKLAHAGVPVLTGGGPGTMEAVNRGAFEEGGLSVGLNIELPHEQHPNPYLTRTITFRYFFIRKVMLVKYSCAFVCFPGGFGTLDEFFESLTLIQTQKIAKFPVIAIGSHYWKGLLSWMDKGLVKKGLIDAEDLSAITITDDIDEAVELIRRVSIATD; this is encoded by the coding sequence ATGAATGACCGCGACAGGCTTCTGTCACACTTTGTCGAGCGCCGGGCCAGCCCCGACAGGCGCAGGGAAACCGAGTACCAGTACGCCATAGACGAACTCCGCAGGGGCGATACCTGGCGGATGTTCCGGATAATGGGCGAATTCGTCGATGGTTTCGAGAAACTCGCGGGCATGGAAGGCGCTGTGACCGTCTTCGGCAGCGCCCGCACGACAAAGAGATCCAAGTGGTACAAGAAGGCCCACGAGATGGGGGTCAAGCTGGCTCACGCGGGAGTCCCGGTTCTCACCGGCGGCGGACCCGGCACAATGGAGGCTGTCAACAGGGGAGCCTTCGAGGAAGGCGGTCTCTCGGTAGGGCTGAACATAGAGCTTCCGCACGAACAGCACCCGAACCCCTACCTGACGCGGACCATCACCTTCCGCTACTTCTTCATCCGGAAGGTAATGCTGGTGAAGTACTCCTGCGCCTTCGTCTGCTTTCCCGGCGGCTTCGGAACCCTTGACGAGTTCTTTGAATCGCTTACATTGATACAGACGCAGAAGATAGCGAAATTCCCAGTGATAGCGATCGGCAGCCACTACTGGAAGGGCCTTCTCTCGTGGATGGACAAGGGGCTGGTCAAGAAGGGGCTGATTGACGCCGAAGACCTTTCGGCCATAACGATAACCGACGATATCGACGAGGCGGTGGAGCTTATAAGACGGGTCTCCATTGCAACCGATTGA
- a CDS encoding transketolase — MLIGKGFKEEELSGHNVREIRNLARQVRTDILKMAQLAGGWPVGGSLSVVEALLTIITGADIDPADADNPKRDRIVVSQEQAVPAYYAALGRMDFFDLDDAIGLFRKAGSIFEGRLERSVPGVEWGAAPPGQAISVACGLALSARWQGHKPNIFVLMSDEEQQRGEIGEARRFAKKYRLNNITAVIDANNVQVAGKTSEVMPQNVKYEYIADGWDVIEINGHDPAELYQAVRRASQIQSTPVLVIANTTMGAGVSFMENQPEFYSRGLTEDEFNEAIRELGESPDLTEARDYRTAFGDFDFDISAPEPEACTIETGFPRTYAAGSVLSNIDALGAALVDVGEESSKGGRSALAVFDCAHGTQTGLVPFAQKFHDRFLQCGLSNRAAATVAAAMSIDGVCALLTDFGIHSIGEVYGQLRNADHNRTSLKIVATHLGLDAGSDGKGLHCIDYIGIISNLFGYNLILPADPNETDRALRFMLAQPGNWVLGINSSTAKIITDTEGNPVFAGAYEFKNGGVVQVRPGEGGVILSTGHMLPRALKVWETLDGDGMAPELLHIPCPLSIDRDCCDEEPLLRALRKGRVITYEDHNANTGLGARVANVVARRGISCRLLTMGVTRYSLSGDSRELYRLGGLDPERVAAASKKFLKR, encoded by the coding sequence ATGTTGATTGGCAAGGGATTCAAGGAAGAGGAACTTTCCGGCCACAACGTGCGGGAGATACGCAATCTCGCCCGCCAGGTGCGCACGGACATCCTCAAAATGGCCCAGCTCGCGGGCGGCTGGCCCGTCGGCGGCTCGCTGTCGGTGGTGGAGGCGCTCCTTACCATAATCACCGGCGCGGACATCGACCCCGCCGATGCCGACAACCCGAAGCGCGACCGTATCGTCGTCTCCCAGGAGCAGGCGGTTCCCGCCTATTACGCCGCGCTCGGCAGGATGGATTTTTTCGATCTGGACGACGCCATCGGGCTTTTCCGCAAGGCCGGCTCCATCTTCGAGGGAAGGCTTGAGCGCTCGGTTCCCGGCGTCGAATGGGGCGCTGCCCCTCCCGGGCAGGCTATCTCCGTAGCCTGCGGCCTCGCCCTCTCGGCGAGGTGGCAGGGCCACAAGCCCAACATCTTCGTCCTCATGAGCGACGAGGAGCAGCAAAGGGGCGAGATAGGCGAGGCGAGGCGGTTCGCCAAGAAGTACAGGCTCAACAACATCACCGCGGTGATCGACGCCAACAACGTGCAGGTCGCGGGCAAGACCTCCGAGGTAATGCCCCAGAACGTCAAGTATGAATACATCGCCGACGGCTGGGACGTAATCGAGATAAACGGCCACGACCCGGCGGAGCTTTATCAGGCCGTGCGGCGCGCCAGCCAGATACAATCCACCCCCGTCCTCGTGATAGCCAACACCACGATGGGCGCGGGCGTCTCCTTCATGGAAAACCAGCCCGAGTTCTATTCCAGGGGTCTTACCGAGGACGAATTCAACGAGGCCATACGCGAGTTAGGTGAATCCCCCGACCTCACCGAGGCCCGCGACTACAGGACGGCCTTCGGGGATTTCGATTTCGACATCTCCGCCCCGGAGCCGGAAGCCTGTACGATAGAGACCGGTTTCCCAAGGACCTACGCCGCCGGTTCCGTCCTTTCAAACATCGACGCCCTCGGGGCGGCCCTTGTTGACGTGGGAGAGGAAAGCTCGAAGGGAGGGCGCAGCGCCCTGGCCGTCTTCGACTGCGCCCACGGGACGCAGACCGGCCTTGTCCCCTTCGCCCAGAAATTTCACGACAGGTTCCTTCAGTGCGGCCTTTCCAACAGGGCCGCGGCCACCGTTGCCGCCGCGATGAGCATCGACGGGGTCTGCGCCCTGCTGACCGATTTCGGCATACACTCGATAGGGGAGGTCTACGGCCAGCTTCGGAACGCCGACCACAACCGGACCAGCCTCAAAATCGTGGCGACCCACCTGGGCCTCGACGCGGGCTCCGACGGCAAGGGTCTGCACTGCATCGACTACATAGGAATAATCTCCAATCTTTTCGGCTACAACCTCATCCTGCCCGCCGACCCGAACGAAACCGACCGCGCCTTGCGCTTCATGCTGGCGCAGCCGGGGAACTGGGTCCTGGGGATAAATTCCTCGACGGCAAAGATCATAACCGACACCGAGGGGAACCCGGTCTTCGCCGGAGCCTACGAGTTCAAGAACGGCGGAGTGGTGCAGGTGCGGCCGGGAGAGGGCGGGGTAATCCTCTCCACAGGCCACATGCTCCCCAGAGCTCTCAAGGTCTGGGAAACCCTCGACGGTGACGGAATGGCTCCCGAGTTGCTCCACATCCCCTGTCCGCTCTCCATAGACAGGGACTGCTGCGACGAGGAGCCGCTGCTTCGGGCGCTCCGGAAGGGCAGGGTGATAACCTACGAGGATCACAACGCCAACACCGGCCTTGGCGCGCGCGTGGCCAACGTAGTGGCGAGGCGCGGAATCTCCTGCAGGCTTCTGACGATGGGCGTAACCAGATATTCCCTCAGCGGAGACTCGCGTGAACTCTACCGGCTCGGCGGCCTCGACCCCGAAAGGGTCGCGGCGGCCTCGAAGAAGTTCCTGAAGCGTTGA
- a CDS encoding HDIG domain-containing protein: protein MIPDRARCLELMAEEGMPPHIRAHSEQVAKVALAIGKALQSAGETVDLALIEAGALLHDIRKIHSINDGGNHARQGADFVTSIGFTELAPLVLRHVNLGEWDPKGRVDEAEIINYADKRVRHEEIVSLEERFVDLLERYGVCEGSRTRILRLREEMEMLEAKIFANLPFNPEAIADR, encoded by the coding sequence ATGATCCCCGACAGGGCTCGCTGCCTCGAACTCATGGCCGAGGAGGGGATGCCGCCCCACATACGGGCGCACAGCGAGCAGGTGGCCAAAGTCGCCCTCGCAATAGGAAAGGCGCTCCAAAGCGCCGGTGAAACCGTCGATCTGGCGCTCATCGAAGCCGGTGCGCTCCTCCACGACATCCGCAAAATCCACTCCATAAACGACGGCGGCAATCACGCCCGTCAGGGCGCCGATTTCGTGACCTCAATCGGCTTTACCGAGCTTGCCCCCCTTGTCCTTCGCCACGTCAACCTCGGCGAGTGGGACCCCAAGGGCAGGGTGGACGAGGCTGAGATTATCAACTACGCGGACAAGAGAGTCCGCCACGAGGAGATAGTCAGCCTCGAAGAGCGGTTTGTCGATCTTCTGGAGCGCTACGGTGTCTGCGAGGGCTCCAGGACGCGGATACTCAGGCTTCGGGAGGAGATGGAGATGCTCGAAGCCAAGATTTTCGCGAACCTGCCTTTTAACCCCGAAGCGATCGCGGACCGGTAG
- a CDS encoding TlpA family protein disulfide reductase, which produces MKFSRSLRLLAALTAVLIFAATSALAVTAEEGAANLIKKDSDPVLFTLDSLKGNSVSLQDLLGKKAVMLVFWSIFCGPCQEELPLVDKIGKKYKEQGLDVYTINLDGPKRKKNVDALMNMKGFGFEVLWEKVEGAAYLTADAYGVGGTPSLIIIGKNGKVSFAHVGNTTEEALEKEVEAALK; this is translated from the coding sequence ATGAAATTTTCAAGGTCACTTCGACTGCTTGCCGCTCTGACGGCGGTTTTAATTTTCGCCGCAACCTCGGCGCTTGCCGTCACCGCCGAAGAGGGAGCCGCAAACCTCATCAAGAAGGATTCGGATCCCGTCCTCTTCACCCTCGACAGCCTGAAAGGAAATTCCGTATCCCTTCAGGACCTGCTCGGCAAAAAAGCCGTTATGCTGGTCTTCTGGTCGATCTTCTGCGGGCCTTGCCAGGAAGAGCTCCCCCTGGTGGACAAGATAGGCAAGAAGTACAAGGAGCAGGGCCTCGACGTTTACACCATCAACCTCGACGGCCCCAAGCGCAAGAAAAACGTGGACGCCCTGATGAACATGAAGGGTTTCGGCTTCGAGGTACTCTGGGAGAAGGTGGAAGGAGCCGCGTACCTCACCGCCGACGCCTACGGCGTGGGCGGCACCCCCTCGCTTATCATTATAGGCAAGAACGGCAAGGTCTCTTTCGCCCACGTCGGAAATACCACCGAGGAAGCCCTCGAAAAAGAGGTGGAGGCCGCGCTGAAGTAA